The Oncorhynchus kisutch isolate 150728-3 linkage group LG14, Okis_V2, whole genome shotgun sequence genomic sequence AAAATGTGTATTTCTCTGTCTGGGGGCGCAAGTTAGTACATTATTAATCATTTAGATCCATCCTTACTTCATCAAATCTCTAGTAATcgattatacagttgaagtcaagaGGTTTACATACCCTTTAGCCagatacatttaaaatcagttttcacaattcctgacatttagtcctcgtaaaaattccctgtcttaggtcagttaggatcaccactttttttttaaagaatgtgacctgtcagaataatagtagagggaatgatttatttcagcttttatttctttcatcacattcccaatgggtcagcagtttacatacactcaattagtatttggtagcattgccttaaaattgtttaacttggttcaaacgtttggggtagccttccacaagcttcccacaataagttgggtgaattttggcccattcctcctgacagagctggtgtaactgaggcaggtttttaggcctccttgctcgcacacactttttcagttctgcccacaaatcttcaataggattgaggttagggctttgtgatggtcactccaataccttgacattgttgcccttaagccattttgccacaactttggaagtatgcttggggtcattgtccatttggaagacccatttgcgaccaagcgttaacttcctgactgatgtcttgagatgttgcttcaatatatccacgtaattttctgtcctcatgaagacatctattttgtgaagtgcatcagtccctcctgcagcaaagcatccccacaacatgatgctgccacccctgggcttcacggttgggatggtgttcttcggcttgcaagactctccctttttcctccaaacataacgatgatctttatggccaaagagttctatttctgtttcatcagaccagaggacatttctgcaATAaggacgatctttgtccccatgtgcagtttcaaaccgtagtctggcttctttgttgcggttttggagcagtggctacttccttgctgagcggccgttcaggttatgtcgatataggactcattttactgtggatatagatacttttgtacctgtttcctccagcatcttcataaggtcctttgctgttgttctgggattgattagcactttttgcaccaaagtacgttcatctctcagagacagaacgcgtctccttcctgagcggtatgatggctgtgtggtcccatggtgtttatacgttCATACTAtagtttgtatagatgaacgtggtaccttcaggtgttggAAATTgactttctgaggtcttggctgatttcttttgattttcccatgatgtcaagcgaagaggcactgagtttgaaggtaatacgtccgcaggtacacctccaattgactcaatttatgtcaattagcctattagcctatcagaagcttctaaagccatgatttcattttcttgatttttccaaactgtttaaaggcacagtcaacttagtgtatgtaaacttctgacgcactggaattgtgatacagtgaattataagtgataaaatctgtctgtaaacaattgttggaaaaattgaatgtgtcatgcacaaattagatgtcctatCCAATTTGCTAAAactggtttgttaacaagaaatttgtggagtggttgaaaaatgagttttactgactccaacctaagtgtatgtaaacttccaacatcAAATGTACACTGGTTTTTGGAGAGGTGCAGGGAGCTGCCCCACTGGGCACTCAGGCAGCTTTGttgtggggggttaagtgccttgctcaagggaacaacAGTAAGCAATGACAGCTAGGATTTGATACAAGCATCCCTTTGGTTGCCAGCTCATTTCCTGACAGATTTGGTGGCTCTcgtgttgagagaatgccaaaagtgtgcaaagctgtcatcaaggcaaagggtggctaccttgaagaatctaaaatatattttgatttgtttaacacttttttggttactacatgattccatatgccttatttaatagtgttgatgtcttcactataattatataatgtagaaaatagtacaaatttaagaaactcttgaatgagtaggtgtgtccaaacttttgactggtactgtttaacAAGAGACAATTCTTTATGTAGTTTTGTAATTTTCCACCACAAATCTTATGGTCTCTGAGGGTCTTCAATGGTTAAAGCCCCAAATGCTGTATAGTGTGTTGCTGCTGATAATGGTATCGGGTTGGGTTTAAGGTTAAATGTCACTAATCAAACAACATTTAGAGACTGCTGTGTAATTGTATTAATTTAGTAGGGTTCTCACAACATTTTAGTTACTAGCCATCACATTTTTGGGCTTGTAGCAAAAGTCCTCATGTGATAATTGCACCATAGGAAAAGCCCTCTCAGAGAGCTGTCATTGTTGGACTAATCAAGAGGAGTTGTGTTAAAGCTTTTGGTTGCTAAGAGATGTACAAACTGAGTTGCTTTCATGGCGGCACCACTTCTGAGAATGAGCACAAAGTTTGTCTTCATCATGAGCAAAACACATTGGTTTTCTTCCCATAGTTGTAAAAAAATGTGTGATCCCATTTAATAAACACAAGAGAACACAGAAATGGATGAAAGAGTGTGGTAGTAAAAGCAAGAGCAGTGGCATCTAGTGGACAAAACCCGGTAGTTTCACACTGTATGGGGGAGAAATGCAGGGATCTTCGATGGCACATTTTTCTGAACAGGAAGAAATAAAACATTGCATAGTATGAATTACCAATACTCCAAGCCGCAGCTTCATAGTACTTGTCAaacagagaactgatactgtataccgGCCGTTGGGGTGGGCTTAGTGTGGGCTTTGGGGGGTCCATGGGTGGCTTTTGTCCGTTAACCATTGTTAAGAAAAGGTTTGGTCCAAATCCGATGTTGGCTACCATATTGAGTACGCTTAATTTCTCCGACTTCAAATAATCTTTCAACAAAATAAGGTTTCAGGAATGTTAATGTTATCTGTTTCTAACCacagaaacaatttcagaacaatctgagatgatgGGTGTCGGAAACTTCCTTCCTGTGCTTTTTGAGGTGAAACGATTctatacttatttccctcattgtATTGGACCATGCTCATGTAGATATTTAATCTTCTAGACACGTGGAGTCTGTCATTTGCAACCTGACCAGCTCTACAAGACGACAACAATCAACTAGGCCCTCTGGAACCCCCTCTGAGGCCTACGAGGGGCAGCACCCCAAGCACCCTCATCCCACCAGCAGTAACCCTTCCCCCCGAGACCCCCAGCACCATCATCCCACCAGAAGCAACCTCTCCCCCCGAGACCCCCAGCACCATCATCCCACCAGAAGCAACCTCTCCCCCCGAGACCCCCAGCACCATCATCCCACCAGAAGCAGCCCCTCCCCCGAGTCCCCCAACACCTTCATCCCACCAGCAGCAACCTCTCCACCAGCAGCAGCCCCTAcgactaccagtactactacgaTAACTACAGCTGTCCCCCCTCCGGTGAGTGCTTCTACATAGTGTTCCCTACGGAGGGCCCAGACGAAGGCTTTGACTATACCCTGTGCGATGACGACAGGGAGGACCAGGGGGTCCCCTGCACCCCTCTGCCCGATGCCTTCAACCCCTGTGAGGACGTGATGAGCCTGGGCTTCCTGCGGGTGTCTGTTTGGCTGGTTAGCTTGCTAGCCGTTCTGGCTAACCTCTTGTTCCTGTTCATCCTGCTAACCAGCCACTACAAACTGACCATCACCCGCTTCCTCCTGTGCAACCTGGCCATGGCAGATCTCTTCATGGGTGTGTACCTCTTGCTCATCGCGTCTGTGGACCTCTACACGCGCTCCCAGTACCACCACTACGCCATTGACTGGCAGACTGGTGCCGGATGCCAACTGGCTGGGGTGCTCACAGTGTTCGCCAGTGAGCTGTCGGTCTACACGCTGACCGCCATTACTCTCCAGCGCTGGCACGCCATCACCTTCGCCATGAGGCCCGAGAGAAAAGTGCGACTACGCCACATAGTTGTGCTAATGCTAGCCGGATGGCTGCTCTGCCTGGTGTTAGCCGTGCTACCGCTAGCTGGCGTTAGCAGCTACCAGAGGGTTAGCATCTGCTTGCCCATGGACACAGACTCAACCGCGGCCATGGTCTACGTGGTCACCCTGCTAATGCTGAACGTGCTCGCATTCGTGTTGGTGAGCGTGTGCTACGTACACATCTACTGCATGGTGCACAACCCACAGCACCCGTCGAGCCGAGGGGACGCCAGCATGGCCAAACGCATGTCCGTGCTTATCTTCACCAATTTCCTGTGTCTGGCACCTATCTCCTTCTACGGCCTGTCTGCTGTGCTGCACCACCCACTCATCACCGTCACCGACTCCAAGGTCCTCCACATCACTCCTCTTTTTATCCATTTATTCatcctatcatcatcatcatccatcctctcatcatcatccatccatcctctcatcaTCATCCATTCTCTCTTTACCATCATCCTCTGATCAACGTcatccatcatcatcatctatcCATTCtctcattatcatcatcatcatctcatcattcatcctcatcttcatcatcaaCTTAATaaatctgctcatcatcatcctcatttaTTGACTCATCtttttatctctccatctcttccaggTGCTGCTGGTGCTATTTTACCCGTTGAACTCATGTGCCAACCCCTTCCTGTACGGTATCCTGACACGAGCCTTCCACGGGGACGTCCTGATTCTGCTGAGCCGCTTGGGGCTGTGTCAACGTCAGGCCCAGCTCTTCCGAGGAGCGCAGTTCGACGTGGGCAGCCCCGCTGGGGTCAAGAGGCACCAAGGGGTCCCCCGTCTTGGAGCCCACATACCCCAGATCCTGGAGCTCCGCAAGAGGCAGAGACTGTAATGACACCAAGGAGCAGGTCATCGAACTGGAAGGTCCCAACGCGATGCCAAGCACCAGAGAGAATTACAACCACAGCTGAGAGGCTGGATTTTGTTGGTTCTCCAGTTGAATGGTGATTCCCGCACCTTTCGGACAGACAAAACCATGTATCAGGTCCCAATTAAGGCCTGGATTCAATCCATATTGCAGAAGTATCACGGAAGGTCTGCATtcaaatgtaaaggtaatttttgtttgagccgacatatgcagcgtttataGTGAATGCAGTCTTTTGAAtgcaggaacattgcctttaaatttcaatgtGTATCTTTCGCAATACGGATTGAATTGAGCCCTTAGTCTTGATCTGTGATCTAAGCTTGACTGGCCATTATGACCAACCAGGAATTGGACATGGAATGTAAATGGCCCTTTTAATttagccagtggagtgtgcggaggagcagGGGGACATGAGAGAACTTGAGAAAGTTGAAAAcccaggggtttgatggcacaagcctGGAGCCCAGCCAACTGTGAGTTGCAGTAGTGCAGATGGGAGATGACaggtgcctggattaggacctgcgccgcttcctgtgtgaggtggGGTTGTACTCTACGGATGATGTAGAGCACGAACCTGCAgtagcgagtcactgctttgatgttttaCAGAGAATGACAcagtgttgtccagggtcacgccaaggtgctttgcactctgggagggcgaCACTGGAGTTGTCAACCGGGATGGAGAGGTCTTCAATTTGTACCTTACATTTAGCATCATTCCTTTAACCTTTCTTTCCTCGGTCATGTCCTTGTCGTTCCTGAGGGTCACTAGCATTAGTGGATTATATTAGGCTAACGTTGTGTAGTAATTTAGGATATGTAGCCCattttgaatcattatggaactcAGACCACCACATAGCAGGTTAAACCTGGCACCTGGCTAACGGCTCACAACGGCTGGCAGGTTGCCATACAGTTCCATGATTGGTGGGAATTatggtagatttataggactattgtTCAACCCCTATTTACATGTTTTATCCACCTTCCAATATTATATGAtaactttcaggatgaatcaaaccactgtatttttTATTCATCAATATGTTTATTGCGTAAATGATCTCAAAACCAGTTTTATTTCATGAATCATACATACTATCCTGACCCTAAAATGTCCCTAAATAATCTACAAAACCAGAGTGTCTACGGAGACGAATATGCATAGATGGcattctttcattgatccctattTTCTGAACCCattctccccccaaaaatgttgtgTGTATTGACAAAATCCAAATTAAAAGGTACaccgtatttaaagggatggtttAAAATAAATGTACTGAAATCTCTACTGAATGAAAACTCCacgagaaaatctgttggccaccaagtgggagggttttcagcagtTGAATTCCATTTATTCATCATGCAAAATGGAACCACGCCTGCAAAGCCTGTTATGTGCCTTCATAAGGTAAGTCTCAATACAAACTACCGAGAAGTGCGTAAGACATCCCAATCAGGCCCTTTATGAACACAGGTGAGAAAGTGAGGTTCAAAAATATTCTATACAAGAGCGAGGTAATGTTGATTACCCTCACTGTTTAGCATGCATACATCTCCATTCAGTGCATAGTAAGTAATGCCGAACTTGGCTCACTCGTACCATATAGTATCACACTCAGATACACATATCAGCGGCGCCGTCTATTGGCTTGGCAACATCTCATAACGTCTTCCTTCACACAACAAATGAAGATAACTCCTCATAAACAGGAGAACTGGGTTTAGACCCTTGCCAATGAAAACATTACACTGTTAACAAAAAAATATCACTGTTCTTATTTAAAGTACTTTCAATAAGCATCAACTTTAAAGTCAATAAGAAGGCTAACCtcttacaaaatatatatatatatatattgtggcaaagaagggggttgagtgataaatggcagatatgtgagagcagaactaataaactggctctgcccgatcactaaaatggccaccccaatcagaactacagatcacaaaatggcCGACTGCCAAAACGACAAGTCCCAGAAGCAAGGGGAACCATTGTCGGTGGAGCCGACCCACAGATAAGGGTCAAGAAAAACCAGGGGGGACTGGAAGGATCTATGAAccatagagaaagagacaatagagattggctggatttaccgtgtatgagctggactgttttggacttacctgttggcgtttggacctggacctaccgagaacccgattagtgtaccgaaccctgctatccttgaccttgcccttggcggaccaggacggagaaacaaacacacaggtactgtcctgttAGAAAG encodes the following:
- the LOC109884174 gene encoding thyrotropin receptor-like, producing MSEDIDSVIYLKMNLIIRMFILFIASPVDSTDNIDVCPTFCDCTKWDSTKTVSCFEIDVLPAFHPSTKELWLVETRLTSISQDAFANLINISHIYISDDESLRSLERHSFHKLPKAIHIEIRGIRSLSYIDPEAFKDLTNLKYLGIFNTGLPSFPALGQIRSSQDDFILEIVDNLFIREIPANSFNGISENEITLMLNSNGLTDIQPYAFNGTKLEEVYLYRNVDLVRLDERTFSGVISGPTLLDVSETRVNSLPTMGLEAVQKLKAKNTWALKKLPPLRAFQHLQSAELTYPSHCCGLSKVKRRRGHVESVICNLTSSTRRQQSTRPSGTPSEQPLPPRPPAPSSHQKQPLPPRPPAPSSHQKQPLPRVPQHLHPTSSNLSTSSSPYDYQYYYDNYSCPPSGECFYIVFPTEGPDEGFDYTLCDDDREDQGVPCTPLPDAFNPCEDVMSLGFLRVSVWLVSLLAVLANLLFLFILLTSHYKLTITRFLLCNLAMADLFMGVYLLLIASVDLYTRSQYHHYAIDWQTGAGCQLAGVLTVFASELSVYTLTAITLQRWHAITFAMRPERKVRLRHIVVLMLAGWLLCLVLAVLPLAGVSSYQRVSICLPMDTDSTAAMVYVVTLLMLNVLAFVLVSVCYVHIYCMVHNPQHPSSRGDASMAKRMSVLIFTNFLCLAPISFYGLSAVLHHPLITVTDSKVLLVLFYPLNSCANPFLYGILTRAFHGDVLILLSRLGLCQRQAQLFRGAQFDVGSPAGVKRHQGVPRLGAHIPQILELRKRQRL